A genome region from Crossiella equi includes the following:
- a CDS encoding SDR family oxidoreductase, whose translation MSKPLHGKIALVAGATRGAGRGIAIELGAAGATVYLTGRSTAGSPSEENRAETLEETASLIEAEGGTAIPVAVDHLDPAQVKALVERIDAERGRLDLLVNAIFGGNSLLGWEIPVWEHKLDDGLRMLRLAVDTHLITAHHALPLLIRNPGGLVVEITDGTTEYNATSYRVSTFFDLTKAACNRIAFTLGHELKAHGGTALALTPGWLRSEMMLDAYGVTEANWQDALAKEPHFAISETTRYAGRAVAALAADPEVSRYNQQSLDAGSLAKVYGFTDLDGSRPDAWRYLVEVQDPGKPADVTGYR comes from the coding sequence ATGAGCAAGCCACTGCACGGCAAGATCGCCCTCGTCGCCGGGGCCACCCGGGGTGCGGGGCGGGGAATCGCCATCGAGCTCGGCGCCGCGGGCGCCACGGTGTACCTGACCGGCCGCAGCACCGCGGGCAGCCCGTCGGAGGAGAACCGCGCGGAGACCCTGGAGGAGACCGCATCGCTCATCGAGGCCGAGGGCGGCACGGCCATCCCGGTCGCGGTCGACCACCTGGACCCGGCGCAGGTCAAGGCGCTGGTCGAGCGCATCGACGCGGAGCGAGGCCGCCTGGACCTGCTGGTCAACGCGATCTTCGGCGGCAACAGCCTGCTGGGCTGGGAGATCCCGGTCTGGGAGCACAAGCTCGATGACGGCCTGCGCATGCTGCGCCTGGCCGTGGACACCCACCTGATCACCGCCCACCACGCGCTGCCGCTGCTGATCCGCAACCCGGGCGGCCTGGTCGTGGAGATCACCGACGGCACCACCGAGTACAACGCCACGAGCTACCGCGTCTCCACCTTCTTCGACCTGACCAAGGCGGCCTGCAACCGCATCGCCTTCACCCTGGGCCACGAGCTCAAGGCCCACGGCGGCACGGCCCTGGCGCTCACGCCGGGCTGGCTGCGCAGCGAGATGATGCTGGACGCCTACGGCGTGACCGAGGCCAACTGGCAGGACGCCCTGGCCAAGGAGCCACACTTCGCCATCTCCGAGACCACGCGCTACGCGGGCCGCGCGGTCGCCGCGCTGGCCGCCGACCCGGAGGTCAGCCGCTACAACCAGCAGTCCCTGGACGCGGGCAGCCTGGCCAAGGTCTACGGCTTCACCGACCTCGACGGCTCGCGGCCGGATGCCTGGCGCTACCTGGTGGAGGTGCAGGACCCGGGCAAGCCCGCCGACGTCACCGGCTACCGCTGA
- a CDS encoding DUF899 family protein → MTTLPGRPPVVDLATWQAARDELLVREKAHTRAGDALAAARRRLPMVEFDGTVEVTGAHGPVPFLDLFQGREELVAYKHMWWDGAPHQGQCEGCTTTAWHLPDAAYLNARGVSYAVLTAGAWPEVAEYVAFMGYTQPWYSVRGIEGPAGGDMGYLTCYLREGDRVFLTYSCTARGNEVANPSLNLLDLTPYGRGETWEDKPEGWPEGRHSCWSWRTDAQGASTWGPTSRPVPQWTRPGATPVDTLGRHGACH, encoded by the coding sequence ATGACCACGCTGCCCGGCCGCCCGCCCGTCGTCGACCTGGCCACCTGGCAGGCCGCCCGGGACGAGCTCCTGGTCCGCGAGAAGGCCCACACCCGCGCGGGCGACGCCCTGGCCGCGGCCCGCCGCAGGCTGCCGATGGTGGAGTTCGACGGCACGGTCGAGGTCACCGGCGCGCACGGCCCGGTCCCCTTCCTCGACCTGTTCCAGGGCCGCGAGGAGCTGGTGGCCTACAAGCACATGTGGTGGGACGGCGCCCCACACCAGGGCCAGTGCGAGGGCTGCACCACCACCGCCTGGCACCTGCCCGACGCCGCCTACCTCAACGCCCGGGGCGTCTCCTACGCCGTGCTGACCGCCGGTGCCTGGCCCGAGGTCGCCGAGTACGTGGCGTTCATGGGCTACACCCAGCCCTGGTACTCGGTGCGCGGCATCGAGGGCCCGGCGGGCGGCGACATGGGCTACCTGACCTGCTATCTGCGCGAGGGCGACCGCGTCTTCCTCACCTACAGCTGCACCGCGCGCGGCAACGAGGTGGCCAACCCCTCCCTCAACCTGCTCGACCTCACCCCGTACGGCCGCGGCGAGACCTGGGAGGACAAGCCCGAGGGCTGGCCGGAGGGACGCCACTCGTGCTGGTCCTGGCGCACCGACGCCCAGGGCGCGAGCACCTGGGGCCCGACCAGCCGCCCGGTGCCGCAGTGGACCCGCCCGGGCGCGACCCCGGTGGACACGCTGGGCCGCCACGGGGCCTGCCACTGA
- a CDS encoding acyl-CoA reductase: MNQHYWQGEWVTDEEADRRLDSLEEITQEVLAGEPLSPLVVLAAADRLVRALAEPGSPVRARLAERLAAWNVPAKEIEDTLASVAGAMAKEPLERKVVRELGGIDPGRLARVDYRQQVFEAWVPVGLLAHIAPGNAPSAGAMSALEGLLSGNVNVVKTSGEDSRFTAELLDALAQADPTGQIARRVVVLHYSSSRKDWLARMCAPADAVAAWGGEEALAGVAEYVRPGCRLVDWGPKLSFAYLTADSWQDADVLAKVAADVCLIDQQACSSPQVVYLDTEDSSEVFAFAERFAGVLAEAVAGVETRTPSDPEWAEITNTEVVARLEEHLGLTKVFSAPDRSWRVMADTRSALRASPLYRSVWVKPLPRKRIAEMLRPMRRYLQTVGLGAARDEVAVLTRALLAAGVQRVTLPGGMLGSYDGEPHDGVYALQRYSRRVDVQLDERFATQACLDDMASSRYLPPPPVPVTTKAEFTSLQEDTSRAEVFFRSGGSTGAPKLSAFSWADYDEQMHWGAEGLLAAGLDPRTDRTMNLFFGGQLYGGFPSFFSVLERMRVVQYPMAAQLGMDQFVADTIVANGVNTVLGMPSYLLRLFDEAGDTLRAYRGIKKIFYGGEHFSDQQKRWLTEEFGVELIRSGAYGSVDGGPLGYACEHTEPRVHHLFAGLQTLEILAGDEDRPVGPGETGRLVFTSHTRRGQRLERYEIGDLGRWVEGDCPCGRKTPRFELLGRTGDVFRSAGHFLNYRRFVSETAEAFAYAGDLQIVLREDNDRQSVTVRLDRAKVSAPESAIAEQLLARYPDLALEVVRDGLVDLHIDLVAPDGFARATGSGKLIPVLDERARNN; encoded by the coding sequence GTGAACCAGCACTACTGGCAGGGCGAGTGGGTCACCGACGAGGAGGCCGACCGCCGCCTGGACAGCCTGGAGGAGATCACCCAGGAGGTGCTCGCGGGTGAGCCGCTGAGCCCCCTGGTGGTGCTCGCCGCCGCCGACCGCCTCGTCCGGGCGCTGGCCGAGCCGGGCAGCCCGGTGCGCGCGCGCCTGGCCGAGCGCCTGGCCGCGTGGAACGTGCCCGCCAAGGAGATCGAGGACACCCTCGCCTCCGTGGCCGGGGCGATGGCCAAGGAGCCGCTGGAGCGCAAGGTCGTGCGCGAGCTGGGCGGGATCGACCCGGGCCGCCTGGCCCGCGTGGATTACCGGCAGCAGGTGTTCGAGGCCTGGGTGCCGGTGGGCCTGCTCGCCCACATCGCGCCCGGCAACGCGCCCTCGGCCGGTGCCATGAGCGCCCTGGAGGGCCTGCTCTCCGGCAACGTCAACGTGGTCAAGACCAGCGGCGAGGACTCGCGGTTCACCGCCGAGCTGCTGGACGCGCTCGCCCAGGCCGACCCGACCGGGCAGATCGCGCGGCGCGTGGTTGTGCTGCACTACTCCTCCAGCCGCAAGGACTGGCTGGCCCGCATGTGCGCGCCCGCCGACGCGGTGGCCGCCTGGGGCGGCGAGGAGGCGCTGGCCGGGGTCGCGGAGTACGTGCGACCGGGCTGCCGCCTGGTGGACTGGGGCCCGAAGCTGTCCTTCGCCTACCTGACCGCCGACAGCTGGCAGGACGCCGACGTGCTGGCCAAGGTCGCCGCGGACGTGTGCCTGATCGACCAGCAGGCGTGCTCCAGCCCCCAGGTGGTCTACCTGGACACCGAGGACTCCTCCGAGGTCTTCGCCTTCGCCGAGCGCTTCGCCGGGGTGCTGGCCGAGGCCGTGGCCGGTGTGGAGACCCGCACCCCGAGCGATCCGGAGTGGGCCGAGATCACCAACACCGAGGTGGTCGCGCGCCTGGAGGAGCACCTCGGGCTGACCAAGGTGTTCAGCGCGCCGGACCGCTCCTGGCGGGTCATGGCCGACACCCGCTCCGCGCTGCGGGCCTCGCCGCTGTACCGCAGCGTGTGGGTCAAGCCGTTGCCGCGCAAGCGGATCGCGGAGATGCTGCGCCCGATGCGGCGTTACCTGCAGACCGTGGGCCTGGGCGCGGCGCGCGATGAGGTCGCGGTGCTGACCCGGGCGCTGCTGGCCGCGGGTGTGCAGCGGGTGACCCTGCCCGGCGGCATGCTGGGCAGCTACGACGGCGAGCCGCACGACGGCGTGTACGCGCTGCAGCGCTACAGCCGCCGCGTGGACGTGCAGCTGGACGAGCGCTTCGCCACCCAGGCCTGCCTGGACGACATGGCCTCCTCCCGCTACCTGCCGCCCCCGCCGGTGCCGGTGACCACCAAGGCCGAGTTCACCTCGCTGCAGGAGGACACCAGCCGCGCCGAGGTGTTCTTCCGCTCCGGCGGCAGCACCGGCGCGCCGAAGCTGTCGGCGTTCAGCTGGGCCGACTACGACGAGCAGATGCACTGGGGCGCGGAGGGCCTGCTGGCCGCCGGTCTGGACCCGCGCACCGACCGCACGATGAACCTGTTCTTCGGCGGCCAGCTCTACGGCGGGTTCCCCAGCTTCTTCTCCGTGCTGGAGCGCATGCGGGTCGTCCAGTACCCGATGGCGGCGCAGCTGGGCATGGACCAGTTCGTGGCCGACACCATCGTGGCCAACGGCGTCAACACGGTGCTGGGCATGCCGAGCTACCTGCTGCGCCTGTTCGACGAGGCCGGGGACACGCTGCGCGCGTACCGGGGCATCAAGAAGATCTTCTACGGCGGTGAGCACTTCAGCGACCAGCAGAAGCGCTGGCTGACCGAGGAGTTCGGCGTCGAGCTGATCCGCAGCGGTGCCTACGGCAGCGTGGACGGCGGCCCGCTGGGCTACGCCTGCGAGCACACCGAGCCGCGCGTGCACCACCTGTTCGCCGGGCTCCAGACGCTGGAGATCCTCGCAGGCGACGAGGACCGCCCGGTGGGTCCCGGCGAGACCGGCCGCCTGGTGTTCACCTCGCACACCCGGCGCGGCCAGCGCCTGGAGCGCTACGAGATCGGCGACCTGGGCCGCTGGGTCGAGGGCGACTGCCCGTGCGGGCGCAAGACGCCGCGCTTCGAGCTGCTGGGCCGGACCGGGGACGTCTTCCGCAGCGCGGGGCACTTCCTCAACTACCGCCGGTTCGTCAGCGAGACCGCCGAGGCCTTCGCCTACGCCGGTGACCTGCAGATCGTGCTGCGCGAGGACAACGACCGGCAGAGCGTGACCGTGCGCCTGGACCGGGCCAAGGTCAGCGCGCCGGAGTCCGCGATCGCCGAGCAGCTGCTGGCCCGGTACCCGGACCTGGCGCTGGAGGTCGTGCGCGACGGCCTGGTGGACCTGCACATCGACCTGGTGGCGCCGGACGGCTTCGCCAGGGCCACGGGCAGCGGCAAGCTGATCCCGGTGCTGGACGAGCGCGCCCGCAACAACTAG
- a CDS encoding LuxE/PaaK family acyltransferase, translated as MSSYLGPVTVPDPAALGAVQRLCDLAAPYSLSAEADELFVAGMNEANEWHAARNPFFASLWESAGRKKLTAVDDLVDQPYVHANFFKMHEIVSIPREDVKLHATSSGTLGQKSQMFFDEWTLRAGQRMVARIFDHYGWIDSSRKVDYLIYTYQPRPGLNLGASFTDNYLCDFAPVNRVEHALPSTGTGHEFDAFGAIRSLLRSAEEGVPVRIFGFPAFLSFTLDRMRNMGMKPIELDPASMILFGGGWKGNADKQVSKPELYAKINEQLGIPDDRIRDGFGSVEHSVPYIECAHHNLHVPVWSRVLIRSVRDLSPLGYGERGYLQFASPFITSAPAQTVMMGDLASLHTPEECGCGTATPWFRIHGRAGLSRNKSCAIAAAELLKDKS; from the coding sequence GTGAGTTCCTACCTCGGGCCGGTCACGGTTCCCGACCCCGCCGCGCTCGGCGCGGTGCAGCGGCTCTGCGACCTGGCCGCCCCCTACAGCCTCAGCGCGGAGGCCGACGAGCTGTTCGTGGCCGGTATGAACGAGGCCAACGAGTGGCACGCCGCGCGCAACCCGTTCTTCGCCTCCCTGTGGGAGTCGGCCGGGCGCAAGAAGCTGACCGCCGTGGACGACCTGGTGGACCAGCCGTACGTGCACGCGAACTTCTTCAAGATGCACGAGATCGTCTCCATCCCGCGCGAGGACGTGAAGCTGCACGCCACCTCCTCGGGCACGCTGGGCCAGAAGTCGCAGATGTTCTTCGACGAGTGGACCCTGCGCGCCGGGCAGCGCATGGTGGCGCGGATCTTCGACCACTACGGCTGGATCGACAGCAGCCGCAAGGTCGACTACCTGATCTACACCTACCAGCCGCGCCCGGGCCTGAACCTCGGTGCCTCCTTCACCGACAACTACCTGTGCGACTTCGCCCCGGTGAACCGGGTGGAGCACGCGCTGCCCTCCACCGGCACCGGGCACGAGTTCGACGCCTTCGGCGCGATCCGCTCGCTGCTGCGCTCGGCCGAGGAGGGGGTGCCGGTGCGCATCTTCGGCTTCCCGGCCTTCCTGTCCTTCACCCTGGACCGCATGCGCAACATGGGCATGAAGCCCATCGAGCTGGACCCGGCCTCGATGATCCTGTTCGGCGGCGGCTGGAAGGGCAACGCGGACAAGCAGGTCAGCAAGCCCGAGCTGTACGCCAAGATCAACGAGCAGCTGGGCATCCCGGACGACCGCATCCGCGACGGCTTCGGCTCGGTGGAGCACTCCGTGCCCTACATCGAGTGCGCCCACCACAACCTGCACGTGCCGGTGTGGTCCCGGGTCCTCATCCGCTCGGTGCGCGACCTGTCCCCGCTGGGCTACGGCGAGCGCGGCTACCTGCAGTTCGCCTCCCCGTTCATCACCTCCGCGCCCGCGCAGACGGTGATGATGGGCGACCTGGCCTCGCTGCACACCCCCGAGGAGTGCGGCTGCGGCACCGCGACCCCGTGGTTCCGCATCCACGGTCGCGCGGGCCTGTCCCGCAACAAGTCCTGTGCCATCGCCGCCGCTGAGCTCCTGAAGGACAAGTCGTGA
- a CDS encoding GNAT family N-acetyltransferase — translation MGPVFERASVDDIDELLRLYRRVYGRGYSLPLGTDPQVMAAEITSDRTAWLVHRHNGRVMASIVGNIDDRLGKMQGLVVHPELRGGGVAQAAVSQLSELMLDSGLCDSVYGTARTTSTAPQRVCLRAGFRAYGIFPNLRKAARHETMVLLARHQEGVLESRHPVHRVPAELGPLVAALTEVAGMPVQPELVPDVEGTFQRSDEARPVVELIEAQQFVQRRYQQKMTNPGRGFYPFHTPNVLLAAGDGSYEVFAHLSGTDGYCTLIGALPNPMAVAEHLDQLIDQLTDYGAFYVETLIPLHAFDELTQLLAHGFLPAAAYPAMRRDGDKFRDYVVMARTMQPLDFRGLAIDAAFKPFTEQYIEAWKHMYLNTRGVFR, via the coding sequence GTGGGGCCTGTGTTCGAGCGCGCGAGCGTCGACGACATCGACGAGTTACTCCGTCTCTACCGCAGGGTCTACGGCCGGGGTTACTCCCTGCCGCTGGGCACCGACCCCCAGGTGATGGCCGCCGAGATCACCTCCGACCGCACGGCCTGGCTGGTGCACCGCCACAACGGGCGCGTGATGGCCTCGATCGTCGGCAACATCGACGACCGGCTGGGCAAGATGCAGGGCCTGGTCGTGCACCCCGAGCTGCGTGGCGGCGGCGTCGCGCAGGCCGCGGTGAGCCAGCTGTCAGAGCTGATGCTGGACAGCGGGCTGTGCGACTCGGTCTACGGCACCGCCCGCACCACCTCGACCGCACCGCAGCGGGTGTGCCTGCGCGCCGGGTTCCGCGCGTACGGCATCTTCCCCAACCTCCGCAAGGCCGCCCGGCACGAGACGATGGTGCTGCTGGCCCGCCACCAGGAGGGTGTGCTGGAGTCCCGGCACCCGGTGCACCGCGTGCCCGCCGAGCTGGGCCCGCTGGTGGCCGCGCTGACCGAGGTCGCGGGCATGCCGGTGCAGCCCGAGCTGGTGCCCGACGTCGAGGGCACGTTCCAGCGCAGCGACGAGGCGCGCCCGGTGGTCGAGCTGATCGAGGCGCAGCAGTTCGTGCAGCGCCGCTACCAGCAGAAGATGACCAACCCCGGCCGCGGCTTCTACCCGTTCCACACCCCGAACGTGCTGCTGGCCGCCGGGGACGGTTCCTACGAGGTGTTCGCCCACCTGTCCGGCACGGACGGCTACTGCACGCTCATCGGCGCGCTGCCCAACCCGATGGCGGTGGCCGAGCACCTGGACCAGCTGATCGACCAGCTCACCGACTACGGCGCGTTCTACGTGGAGACCCTCATCCCGTTGCACGCCTTCGACGAGCTGACCCAGCTGCTCGCGCACGGCTTCCTCCCGGCCGCCGCCTACCCGGCCATGCGGCGGGACGGGGACAAGTTCCGCGACTACGTGGTCATGGCCCGCACCATGCAGCCCCTGGACTTCCGGGGCCTGGCCATCGACGCGGCGTTCAAGCCGTTCACCGAGCAGTACATCGAAGCCTGGAAGCACATGTACCTCAACACCCGTGGAGTGTTCCGGTGA
- a CDS encoding FAD-dependent monooxygenase, producing MLTVLISGASVAGPSLAHWLHRQGHAVTVVERAPEPRRGGFAVDFRGPVHLEVLRRMGILDELRAHQTDAGDMWVVGPDGRRRYALPARFTAGDLEVLRGDLSQVLYDRTRAHVEYVFDDSVDTLTDTPGGVEVTFERGRPRRFDLVVGADGLHSRVRRLAFGPEERFLEHLGYYLCGYRTPGLSGQDNVNRLYNEPGRGVSFGGVEGGALLVFAAPDLGRVGSERAREVVAERFTGMGWRTAEIVAAAEQAPEVYFDSISRVRVPRLSRGRVVLLGDAGYGATCGGLGTGLAVVCAHVLAGELAAAGGDHRVAFARYEEVVREYTTRCQKTAGNAGPFLAPRTARGIRLRDAAHRLLTTQPFGAFLNRMSTMAAAGLRLPDYPC from the coding sequence ATGCTGACCGTGCTGATCTCCGGCGCCTCCGTCGCCGGGCCCTCGCTCGCCCACTGGCTGCACCGCCAGGGGCACGCCGTGACCGTCGTGGAACGGGCGCCCGAGCCGCGTCGCGGCGGGTTCGCCGTGGACTTCCGCGGGCCGGTTCACTTGGAGGTGTTGCGGCGCATGGGGATCCTGGACGAGCTGCGCGCGCACCAGACCGATGCCGGGGACATGTGGGTGGTCGGTCCGGACGGGCGGCGGCGGTACGCCCTGCCCGCGCGGTTCACCGCCGGGGACCTGGAGGTGCTGCGCGGGGACCTCAGCCAGGTGCTCTACGACCGGACCCGCGCGCACGTCGAGTACGTCTTCGACGACTCCGTCGACACCCTGACCGACACCCCGGGCGGGGTCGAGGTGACCTTCGAGCGCGGGCGGCCCCGGCGGTTCGACCTGGTCGTGGGTGCCGACGGGCTGCACTCCCGGGTGCGGCGGCTGGCGTTCGGGCCCGAGGAGCGGTTCCTTGAGCACCTCGGGTACTACCTGTGCGGCTACCGCACGCCCGGGCTGTCCGGGCAGGACAACGTCAACCGCCTGTACAACGAGCCCGGGCGCGGGGTCAGCTTCGGCGGGGTCGAGGGCGGGGCGCTGCTGGTGTTCGCCGCCCCCGACCTGGGCCGGGTCGGTAGCGAACGGGCCCGGGAGGTCGTGGCCGAGCGGTTCACCGGGATGGGCTGGCGCACCGCCGAGATCGTGGCCGCCGCAGAGCAGGCACCCGAGGTGTACTTCGACTCGATCAGCCGGGTGCGGGTGCCCCGGCTGTCGCGGGGGCGGGTGGTGCTGCTCGGGGACGCCGGGTACGGGGCGACCTGCGGCGGGCTGGGCACCGGGCTGGCCGTGGTGTGCGCGCACGTGCTCGCGGGCGAGCTGGCGGCGGCGGGCGGGGACCACCGGGTGGCCTTCGCGCGGTACGAGGAGGTGGTGCGCGAGTACACCACGCGGTGCCAGAAGACGGCCGGGAACGCGGGCCCGTTCCTCGCGCCCCGGACCGCGCGCGGGATCCGGTTGCGCGATGCCGCGCACCGGCTGCTGACCACGCAACCGTTTGGTGCATTCTTGAACCGAATGTCAACAATGGCCGCTGCCGGACTGCGACTGCCTGACTACCCGTGTTGA
- a CDS encoding NUDIX hydrolase, which yields MTAIDKIALLHLVDRGLLAARSHGHDAFYLPGGKRDPGESDVDTLVRELAEELGVTVDPATARPAGTWQAQAHGKPDGVVVRLTCYTADYTGTPVASSEIAELAWLTHADRDRASATAQLVLDDLHARGLLA from the coding sequence GTGACCGCCATCGACAAGATCGCGCTGTTGCACCTCGTCGACCGCGGGCTGCTCGCCGCCCGCTCCCACGGCCACGACGCCTTCTACCTCCCCGGTGGCAAGCGCGACCCCGGTGAGTCCGACGTGGACACCCTGGTCCGCGAGCTGGCCGAGGAGCTCGGTGTCACCGTCGACCCGGCCACCGCCCGGCCCGCCGGTACCTGGCAGGCCCAGGCGCACGGCAAGCCGGACGGGGTGGTGGTCCGCCTGACCTGCTACACCGCCGACTACACCGGCACGCCCGTGGCCAGCAGCGAGATCGCCGAGCTCGCCTGGCTCACCCACGCCGACCGCGACCGCGCCTCGGCCACCGCCCAGCTGGTCCTGGACGACCTGCACGCCCGGGGTCTGCTCGCTTGA
- a CDS encoding NADP-dependent oxidoreductase, translating to MRAAAATRAGDVDVLAVLTLPVPVPGPDQVRVRVRAAGLQPFDLAVRAGWVPPHAQVSFPQVLGNEFAGTVDAVGPGVAQFTPGQEVLGFNVLNSQAEYVVVGEDQLAHKPAAMPWEVAGGFTAGTQTAYLALTQLNVDHGDTVLVHAAAGAVGTAAVQLARLRGAKVLGTASPANQDYLRDLGATPVVYGEGLADRLRALAPDGVDAVLDGAGGEALDLSLDLVASPARIVTLVEHARAADLGVQLVRGTRSATRLGELAALYAEGRLEFPVRRAYHLTDIRAAHREIATGHGAGKVVLTFD from the coding sequence ATGCGCGCGGCCGCCGCCACCCGGGCCGGGGACGTCGACGTGCTGGCGGTGCTCACCCTGCCGGTCCCCGTGCCCGGCCCCGACCAGGTGCGCGTGCGGGTGCGCGCCGCCGGGTTGCAGCCCTTCGACCTGGCCGTGCGCGCGGGCTGGGTGCCGCCCCACGCCCAGGTGTCGTTCCCGCAGGTGCTGGGCAACGAGTTCGCGGGCACCGTGGACGCGGTCGGTCCCGGCGTCGCCCAGTTCACGCCCGGCCAGGAGGTCCTGGGCTTCAACGTGCTGAACTCCCAGGCCGAGTACGTCGTGGTCGGCGAGGACCAGCTCGCCCACAAGCCCGCCGCGATGCCCTGGGAGGTCGCGGGCGGCTTCACCGCGGGCACCCAGACCGCCTACCTGGCCCTCACCCAGCTCAACGTCGACCACGGCGACACCGTCCTGGTGCACGCCGCCGCCGGTGCGGTCGGCACGGCCGCGGTCCAGCTGGCCCGCCTGCGCGGCGCCAAGGTGCTCGGCACCGCCAGTCCGGCCAACCAGGACTACCTGCGCGACCTGGGTGCCACCCCGGTCGTCTACGGCGAGGGTCTGGCCGACCGCCTCCGCGCCCTGGCCCCCGACGGCGTGGACGCGGTGCTGGACGGCGCGGGCGGCGAGGCCCTGGACCTGTCCCTGGACCTGGTGGCCAGCCCGGCACGCATCGTCACCCTGGTCGAGCACGCCCGAGCAGCCGACCTGGGGGTCCAGCTGGTCCGCGGCACCCGCTCGGCCACCCGCCTGGGCGAGCTGGCCGCGCTGTACGCCGAGGGCCGCCTGGAGTTCCCGGTCCGCCGCGCCTACCACCTCACCGACATCCGGGCCGCCCACCGGGAGATCGCCACCGGGCACGGCGCGGGCAAGGTCGTGCTGACCTTCGACTGA